In one window of Tubulanus polymorphus chromosome 3, tnTubPoly1.2, whole genome shotgun sequence DNA:
- the LOC141902831 gene encoding nephrin-like isoform X1, giving the protein MICLCLFKDIPWFFEVYSMYRKNCLTLTVVLLLMMCTGINGQQQNCIDAADTTITAVATPAVVKLGGTTVVQCQVSPTSKDFCGHGITLSSPSRQFALDKTDCPRGTITENNAVECDVTAGRYGLRITNVQMTDAGEWSCDYMNSFPNTKTVITVVAPPSGPVLRSQPNTTNNNIVAVQENSPLTITCDGSQPGATGLAYIWSGVNLSGQSNNKLSFTAVSKTDSGVYTCTVSNTYGTVTGRITINVQFPPDAITLTEIPNGPVVRGTSKTLTCTTDSSNPVSTIMWAYSSGTITWTNFSPNPASNHKPGSHSGQISTSSLVVPTDKGKNGRQYRCTAYQNSQPVDGVTNSTTLSILFPATKLTNVKKPADYVLVNDNQQIECKTDSSNPAVQIQWFTYSSTTWTLLDPQPATSQTSAAYHGFVANSTLSITATKTMNQARYRCQTGNLYNDTTITVHFPPESITLTEIPNGPVVQGTSKTLTCTTDSSNPVSSIMWAYNSGTKTWTNISLNPAVNHKPGSHSGQISTSSLAVPTDKDKNRRQYRCTAYQNSQPVNSVTKSMTLSILYAADSVSLTPFKSVIKEGDSVRLNCEATGGNLGSYTYTWQYLTVSGVWKSIASTNKYLAIENLSRVNSGQYRCQMTNTVGFTISNIAIVDVQYAPQLSSQIEPVAAKIGESGRFTINYDANPRATTLDCNHELGYKAILPTPVKMYWIVTIRSVQAADYGSHYCQLKNLVGSLKITLDILDIGPPKLPSNLTIVTKTAVSVTLTWISEFACGSVQTFTVSYRASHSTEFVNKAEIPDPGYRKLVQTKITGLKPATDYQFKVKSVNSNPGDNTSSFTDIVTTRTDADDKSTSPLIIVGVVFGIIAFVLIVILLIALLIKQLRNGGLVFMNRSSGMTNKTKDSTTVYSNSNELKDTDSRDYAAATPYVNVAFCAEIEPEPNNYEEVRN; this is encoded by the exons ATGATATGTCTATGCCTATTTAAAGATATTCCATGGTTCTTTGAGGTATACAGCATGTATAGGAAG aattgtttaacattgaCTGTAGTGTTATTACTGATGATGTGCACAGGAATAAACG GGCAGCAGCAGAACTGTATAGACGCAGCGGATACGACGATCACGGCAGTTGCTACACCAGCAGTTGTAAAACTAGGTGGCACCACTGTCGTACAATGTCAGGTTTCACCAACCAGTAAAGATTTCTGCGGGCACGGAATAACACTGAGTAGCCCCTCACGGCAGTTTGCGCTTGATAAGACCGACTGTCCTCGTGGAACTATCACTGAAAACAACGCTGTagaatgtgacgtcacagctgGACGTTATGGTTTACGTATCACTAACGTACAGATGACTGATGCTGGAGAATGGTCATGTGACTACATGAACTCTTTCCCCAATACTAAAACAGTTATTACCGTAGTAG CGCCCCCGAGTGGACCAGTTCTAAGATCTCAACCAAACACCACCAACAACAACATCGTCGCAGTACAGGAGAATTCACCATTAACAATCACATGTGACGGTTCACAGCCTGGAGCTACAGGACTGGCGTATATATGGAGTGGTGTCAATCTATCAGGACAGTCTAATAATAAACTCAGTTTTACAGCTGTCAGTAAAACTGATTCAGGTGTTTATACGTGTACAGTATCGAATACATATGGAACAGTTACTGGTAGAATCACTATCAATGTTCAGT ttCCACCAGACGCGATAACACTGACTGAAATTCCAAACGGTCCAGTTGTTCGAGGTACATCAAAAACTCTGACGTGTACAACTGACTCCAGTAACCCGGTTTCTACAATTATGTGGGCGTACAGCTCTGGGACGATAACATGGACAAATTTTTCACCCAACCCAGCATCCAATCATAAACCCGGATCTCACAGTGGACAGATATCTACCAGTAGTCTTGTAGTTCCAACTGATAAGGGTAAAAATGGAAGACAATATAGATGTACAGCTTATCAGAACAGTCAACCTGTTGATGGTGTCACCAACTCCACAACATTGTCGATATTGT ttCCAGCAACAAAACTGACAAATGTTAAGAAACCGGCAGATTATGTATTAGTAAACGATAATCAACAGATAGAGTGTAAAACTGACTCGTCAAACCCGGCTGTACAGATTCAGTGGTTCACATATTCCTCTACAACATGGACACTACTTGACCCTCAACCAGCTACGAGTCAAACTAGTGCAGCCTATCACGGGTTTGTGGCTAATAGTACATTATCTATTACTGcaactaaaactatgaatCAGGCTCGATACAGATGTCAAACTGGAAATCTTTATAATGACACAACAATTACCGTTCACT TTCCACCCGAGTCAATTACACTGACTGAAATTCCAAACGGTCCAGTTGTTCAAGGTACATCAAAAACTCTGACGTGTACAACTGACTCCAGTAACCCGGTGTCTTCAATTATGTGGGCGTACAACTCTGGGACGAAAACGTGGACAAATATTTCACTCAATCCAGCAGTTAATCATAAACCTGGATCTCACAGTGGGCAGATATCTACTAGTAGTCTGGCAGTACCAACTGATAAGGATAAAAATCGAAGACAATATAGATGTACAGCTTATCAGAACAGTCAACCTGTTAATAGTGTCACCAAATCCATGACATTGTCTATATTGT ATGCGGCTGATTCTGTTTCGCTGACTCCTTTTAAGTCTGTTATTAAAGAAGGCGATTCAGTTCGGTTGAACTGTGAAGCAACTGGTGGAAATCTTGGTAGTTACACTTACACCTGGCAATACTTAACTGTATCGGGTGTCTGGAAATCAATCGCATCCACAAATAAATATCTTGCCATAGAGAATTTATCAAGAGTTAATTCAGGACAATACAGATGTCAAATGACAAATACAGTCGGTTTTACTATCAGTAATATCGCTATAGTCGATGTCCAAT ATGCACCGCAGCTTTCTTCACAAATCGAACCCGTTGCCGCAAAAATAGGAGAAAGTGGTAGATTTACGATCAACTACGATGCGAATCCGCGAGCGACAACTTTAGATTGCAACCACGAGTTAGGATACAAAGCTATTTTGCCCACGCCGGTAAAAATGTATTGGATCGTTACTATCAGATCAGTTCAGGCGGCTGATTACGGATCTCATTACTGTCAACTGAAGAATTTAGTTGGTAGCCTAAAAATAACATTGGATATCCTAGACATTG GACCGCCAAAACTCCCCTCAAATCTGACAATTGTCACAAAAACGGCTGTGTCTGTGACACTGACTTGGATATCTGAATTTGCATGTGGCTCCGTACAAACGTTCACTGTCAGTTACAGGGCATCACATTCCACTGAATTCGTGAATAAAGCTGAAATACCCGACCCCGGTTATAGAAAACTGGTACAAACAAAAATAACCGGATTAAAACCAGCAACTGATTATCAGTTCAAAGTGAAAAGTGTCAACTCAAATCCTGGTGATAATACAAGTTCATTCACTGATATAGTTACAACTAGAACAGATG CTGATGACAAGTCAACGTCTCCGCTGATAATTGTCGGCGTTGTTTTTGGTATCATAGCGTTTGTTCTGATCGTGATATTATTGATTGCACTTTTAATAAAACAACTCAGAAACGGAGGTCTCGTCTTCATGAACAGATCAAGTGGAAT gacaaataaaactaaagattCAACAACAG TATATTCTAACAGCAACGAACTCAAGGACACAGATTCAC gtgATTACGCCGCGGCGACGCCGTATGTAAATGTAGCTTTTTGTG CAGAGATCGAGCCCGAACCAAACAACTATGAAGAAGTCAGGAACTAA
- the LOC141902831 gene encoding nephrin-like isoform X2, translating into MICLCLFKDIPWFFEVYSMYRKNCLTLTVVLLLMMCTGINGQQQNCIDAADTTITAVATPAVVKLGGTTVVQCQVSPTSKDFCGHGITLSSPSRQFALDKTDCPRGTITENNAVECDVTAGRYGLRITNVQMTDAGEWSCDYMNSFPNTKTVITVVAPPSGPVLRSQPNTTNNNIVAVQENSPLTITCDGSQPGATGLAYIWSGVNLSGQSNNKLSFTAVSKTDSGVYTCTVSNTYGTVTGRITINVQFPPDAITLTEIPNGPVVRGTSKTLTCTTDSSNPVSTIMWAYSSGTITWTNFSPNPASNHKPGSHSGQISTSSLVVPTDKGKNGRQYRCTAYQNSQPVDGVTNSTTLSILFPATKLTNVKKPADYVLVNDNQQIECKTDSSNPAVQIQWFTYSSTTWTLLDPQPATSQTSAAYHGFVANSTLSITATKTMNQARYRCQTGNLYNDTTITVHFPPESITLTEIPNGPVVQGTSKTLTCTTDSSNPVSSIMWAYNSGTKTWTNISLNPAVNHKPGSHSGQISTSSLAVPTDKDKNRRQYRCTAYQNSQPVNSVTKSMTLSILYAADSVSLTPFKSVIKEGDSVRLNCEATGGNLGSYTYTWQYLTVSGVWKSIASTNKYLAIENLSRVNSGQYRCQMTNTVGFTISNIAIVDVQYAPQLSSQIEPVAAKIGESGRFTINYDANPRATTLDCNHELGYKAILPTPVKMYWIVTIRSVQAADYGSHYCQLKNLVGSLKITLDILDIGPPKLPSNLTIVTKTAVSVTLTWISEFACGSVQTFTVSYRASHSTEFVNKAEIPDPGYRKLVQTKITGLKPATDYQFKVKSVNSNPGDNTSSFTDIVTTRTDADDKSTSPLIIVGVVFGIIAFVLIVILLIALLIKQLRNGGLVFMNRSSGMTNKTKDSTTVYSNSNELKDTDSRDYAAATPYVNVAFCEIEPEPNNYEEVRN; encoded by the exons ATGATATGTCTATGCCTATTTAAAGATATTCCATGGTTCTTTGAGGTATACAGCATGTATAGGAAG aattgtttaacattgaCTGTAGTGTTATTACTGATGATGTGCACAGGAATAAACG GGCAGCAGCAGAACTGTATAGACGCAGCGGATACGACGATCACGGCAGTTGCTACACCAGCAGTTGTAAAACTAGGTGGCACCACTGTCGTACAATGTCAGGTTTCACCAACCAGTAAAGATTTCTGCGGGCACGGAATAACACTGAGTAGCCCCTCACGGCAGTTTGCGCTTGATAAGACCGACTGTCCTCGTGGAACTATCACTGAAAACAACGCTGTagaatgtgacgtcacagctgGACGTTATGGTTTACGTATCACTAACGTACAGATGACTGATGCTGGAGAATGGTCATGTGACTACATGAACTCTTTCCCCAATACTAAAACAGTTATTACCGTAGTAG CGCCCCCGAGTGGACCAGTTCTAAGATCTCAACCAAACACCACCAACAACAACATCGTCGCAGTACAGGAGAATTCACCATTAACAATCACATGTGACGGTTCACAGCCTGGAGCTACAGGACTGGCGTATATATGGAGTGGTGTCAATCTATCAGGACAGTCTAATAATAAACTCAGTTTTACAGCTGTCAGTAAAACTGATTCAGGTGTTTATACGTGTACAGTATCGAATACATATGGAACAGTTACTGGTAGAATCACTATCAATGTTCAGT ttCCACCAGACGCGATAACACTGACTGAAATTCCAAACGGTCCAGTTGTTCGAGGTACATCAAAAACTCTGACGTGTACAACTGACTCCAGTAACCCGGTTTCTACAATTATGTGGGCGTACAGCTCTGGGACGATAACATGGACAAATTTTTCACCCAACCCAGCATCCAATCATAAACCCGGATCTCACAGTGGACAGATATCTACCAGTAGTCTTGTAGTTCCAACTGATAAGGGTAAAAATGGAAGACAATATAGATGTACAGCTTATCAGAACAGTCAACCTGTTGATGGTGTCACCAACTCCACAACATTGTCGATATTGT ttCCAGCAACAAAACTGACAAATGTTAAGAAACCGGCAGATTATGTATTAGTAAACGATAATCAACAGATAGAGTGTAAAACTGACTCGTCAAACCCGGCTGTACAGATTCAGTGGTTCACATATTCCTCTACAACATGGACACTACTTGACCCTCAACCAGCTACGAGTCAAACTAGTGCAGCCTATCACGGGTTTGTGGCTAATAGTACATTATCTATTACTGcaactaaaactatgaatCAGGCTCGATACAGATGTCAAACTGGAAATCTTTATAATGACACAACAATTACCGTTCACT TTCCACCCGAGTCAATTACACTGACTGAAATTCCAAACGGTCCAGTTGTTCAAGGTACATCAAAAACTCTGACGTGTACAACTGACTCCAGTAACCCGGTGTCTTCAATTATGTGGGCGTACAACTCTGGGACGAAAACGTGGACAAATATTTCACTCAATCCAGCAGTTAATCATAAACCTGGATCTCACAGTGGGCAGATATCTACTAGTAGTCTGGCAGTACCAACTGATAAGGATAAAAATCGAAGACAATATAGATGTACAGCTTATCAGAACAGTCAACCTGTTAATAGTGTCACCAAATCCATGACATTGTCTATATTGT ATGCGGCTGATTCTGTTTCGCTGACTCCTTTTAAGTCTGTTATTAAAGAAGGCGATTCAGTTCGGTTGAACTGTGAAGCAACTGGTGGAAATCTTGGTAGTTACACTTACACCTGGCAATACTTAACTGTATCGGGTGTCTGGAAATCAATCGCATCCACAAATAAATATCTTGCCATAGAGAATTTATCAAGAGTTAATTCAGGACAATACAGATGTCAAATGACAAATACAGTCGGTTTTACTATCAGTAATATCGCTATAGTCGATGTCCAAT ATGCACCGCAGCTTTCTTCACAAATCGAACCCGTTGCCGCAAAAATAGGAGAAAGTGGTAGATTTACGATCAACTACGATGCGAATCCGCGAGCGACAACTTTAGATTGCAACCACGAGTTAGGATACAAAGCTATTTTGCCCACGCCGGTAAAAATGTATTGGATCGTTACTATCAGATCAGTTCAGGCGGCTGATTACGGATCTCATTACTGTCAACTGAAGAATTTAGTTGGTAGCCTAAAAATAACATTGGATATCCTAGACATTG GACCGCCAAAACTCCCCTCAAATCTGACAATTGTCACAAAAACGGCTGTGTCTGTGACACTGACTTGGATATCTGAATTTGCATGTGGCTCCGTACAAACGTTCACTGTCAGTTACAGGGCATCACATTCCACTGAATTCGTGAATAAAGCTGAAATACCCGACCCCGGTTATAGAAAACTGGTACAAACAAAAATAACCGGATTAAAACCAGCAACTGATTATCAGTTCAAAGTGAAAAGTGTCAACTCAAATCCTGGTGATAATACAAGTTCATTCACTGATATAGTTACAACTAGAACAGATG CTGATGACAAGTCAACGTCTCCGCTGATAATTGTCGGCGTTGTTTTTGGTATCATAGCGTTTGTTCTGATCGTGATATTATTGATTGCACTTTTAATAAAACAACTCAGAAACGGAGGTCTCGTCTTCATGAACAGATCAAGTGGAAT gacaaataaaactaaagattCAACAACAG TATATTCTAACAGCAACGAACTCAAGGACACAGATTCAC gtgATTACGCCGCGGCGACGCCGTATGTAAATGTAGCTTTTTGTG AGATCGAGCCCGAACCAAACAACTATGAAGAAGTCAGGAACTAA
- the LOC141902831 gene encoding nephrin-like isoform X3 produces MICLCLFKDIPWFFEVYSMYRKNCLTLTVVLLLMMCTGINGQQQNCIDAADTTITAVATPAVVKLGGTTVVQCQVSPTSKDFCGHGITLSSPSRQFALDKTDCPRGTITENNAVECDVTAGRYGLRITNVQMTDAGEWSCDYMNSFPNTKTVITVVAPPSGPVLRSQPNTTNNNIVAVQENSPLTITCDGSQPGATGLAYIWSGVNLSGQSNNKLSFTAVSKTDSGVYTCTVSNTYGTVTGRITINVQFPPDAITLTEIPNGPVVRGTSKTLTCTTDSSNPVSTIMWAYSSGTITWTNFSPNPASNHKPGSHSGQISTSSLVVPTDKGKNGRQYRCTAYQNSQPVDGVTNSTTLSILFPATKLTNVKKPADYVLVNDNQQIECKTDSSNPAVQIQWFTYSSTTWTLLDPQPATSQTSAAYHGFVANSTLSITATKTMNQARYRCQTGNLYNDTTITVHFPPESITLTEIPNGPVVQGTSKTLTCTTDSSNPVSSIMWAYNSGTKTWTNISLNPAVNHKPGSHSGQISTSSLAVPTDKDKNRRQYRCTAYQNSQPVNSVTKSMTLSILYAADSVSLTPFKSVIKEGDSVRLNCEATGGNLGSYTYTWQYLTVSGVWKSIASTNKYLAIENLSRVNSGQYRCQMTNTVGFTISNIAIVDVQYAPQLSSQIEPVAAKIGESGRFTINYDANPRATTLDCNHELGYKAILPTPVKMYWIVTIRSVQAADYGSHYCQLKNLVGSLKITLDILDIGPPKLPSNLTIVTKTAVSVTLTWISEFACGSVQTFTVSYRASHSTEFVNKAEIPDPGYRKLVQTKITGLKPATDYQFKVKSVNSNPGDNTSSFTDIVTTRTDADDKSTSPLIIVGVVFGIIAFVLIVILLIALLIKQLRNGGLVFMNRSSGIYGPSRND; encoded by the exons ATGATATGTCTATGCCTATTTAAAGATATTCCATGGTTCTTTGAGGTATACAGCATGTATAGGAAG aattgtttaacattgaCTGTAGTGTTATTACTGATGATGTGCACAGGAATAAACG GGCAGCAGCAGAACTGTATAGACGCAGCGGATACGACGATCACGGCAGTTGCTACACCAGCAGTTGTAAAACTAGGTGGCACCACTGTCGTACAATGTCAGGTTTCACCAACCAGTAAAGATTTCTGCGGGCACGGAATAACACTGAGTAGCCCCTCACGGCAGTTTGCGCTTGATAAGACCGACTGTCCTCGTGGAACTATCACTGAAAACAACGCTGTagaatgtgacgtcacagctgGACGTTATGGTTTACGTATCACTAACGTACAGATGACTGATGCTGGAGAATGGTCATGTGACTACATGAACTCTTTCCCCAATACTAAAACAGTTATTACCGTAGTAG CGCCCCCGAGTGGACCAGTTCTAAGATCTCAACCAAACACCACCAACAACAACATCGTCGCAGTACAGGAGAATTCACCATTAACAATCACATGTGACGGTTCACAGCCTGGAGCTACAGGACTGGCGTATATATGGAGTGGTGTCAATCTATCAGGACAGTCTAATAATAAACTCAGTTTTACAGCTGTCAGTAAAACTGATTCAGGTGTTTATACGTGTACAGTATCGAATACATATGGAACAGTTACTGGTAGAATCACTATCAATGTTCAGT ttCCACCAGACGCGATAACACTGACTGAAATTCCAAACGGTCCAGTTGTTCGAGGTACATCAAAAACTCTGACGTGTACAACTGACTCCAGTAACCCGGTTTCTACAATTATGTGGGCGTACAGCTCTGGGACGATAACATGGACAAATTTTTCACCCAACCCAGCATCCAATCATAAACCCGGATCTCACAGTGGACAGATATCTACCAGTAGTCTTGTAGTTCCAACTGATAAGGGTAAAAATGGAAGACAATATAGATGTACAGCTTATCAGAACAGTCAACCTGTTGATGGTGTCACCAACTCCACAACATTGTCGATATTGT ttCCAGCAACAAAACTGACAAATGTTAAGAAACCGGCAGATTATGTATTAGTAAACGATAATCAACAGATAGAGTGTAAAACTGACTCGTCAAACCCGGCTGTACAGATTCAGTGGTTCACATATTCCTCTACAACATGGACACTACTTGACCCTCAACCAGCTACGAGTCAAACTAGTGCAGCCTATCACGGGTTTGTGGCTAATAGTACATTATCTATTACTGcaactaaaactatgaatCAGGCTCGATACAGATGTCAAACTGGAAATCTTTATAATGACACAACAATTACCGTTCACT TTCCACCCGAGTCAATTACACTGACTGAAATTCCAAACGGTCCAGTTGTTCAAGGTACATCAAAAACTCTGACGTGTACAACTGACTCCAGTAACCCGGTGTCTTCAATTATGTGGGCGTACAACTCTGGGACGAAAACGTGGACAAATATTTCACTCAATCCAGCAGTTAATCATAAACCTGGATCTCACAGTGGGCAGATATCTACTAGTAGTCTGGCAGTACCAACTGATAAGGATAAAAATCGAAGACAATATAGATGTACAGCTTATCAGAACAGTCAACCTGTTAATAGTGTCACCAAATCCATGACATTGTCTATATTGT ATGCGGCTGATTCTGTTTCGCTGACTCCTTTTAAGTCTGTTATTAAAGAAGGCGATTCAGTTCGGTTGAACTGTGAAGCAACTGGTGGAAATCTTGGTAGTTACACTTACACCTGGCAATACTTAACTGTATCGGGTGTCTGGAAATCAATCGCATCCACAAATAAATATCTTGCCATAGAGAATTTATCAAGAGTTAATTCAGGACAATACAGATGTCAAATGACAAATACAGTCGGTTTTACTATCAGTAATATCGCTATAGTCGATGTCCAAT ATGCACCGCAGCTTTCTTCACAAATCGAACCCGTTGCCGCAAAAATAGGAGAAAGTGGTAGATTTACGATCAACTACGATGCGAATCCGCGAGCGACAACTTTAGATTGCAACCACGAGTTAGGATACAAAGCTATTTTGCCCACGCCGGTAAAAATGTATTGGATCGTTACTATCAGATCAGTTCAGGCGGCTGATTACGGATCTCATTACTGTCAACTGAAGAATTTAGTTGGTAGCCTAAAAATAACATTGGATATCCTAGACATTG GACCGCCAAAACTCCCCTCAAATCTGACAATTGTCACAAAAACGGCTGTGTCTGTGACACTGACTTGGATATCTGAATTTGCATGTGGCTCCGTACAAACGTTCACTGTCAGTTACAGGGCATCACATTCCACTGAATTCGTGAATAAAGCTGAAATACCCGACCCCGGTTATAGAAAACTGGTACAAACAAAAATAACCGGATTAAAACCAGCAACTGATTATCAGTTCAAAGTGAAAAGTGTCAACTCAAATCCTGGTGATAATACAAGTTCATTCACTGATATAGTTACAACTAGAACAGATG CTGATGACAAGTCAACGTCTCCGCTGATAATTGTCGGCGTTGTTTTTGGTATCATAGCGTTTGTTCTGATCGTGATATTATTGATTGCACTTTTAATAAAACAACTCAGAAACGGAGGTCTCGTCTTCATGAACAGATCAAGTGGAAT ATACGGACCATCAAGAAATGACTGA